Proteins encoded by one window of Geobacter sp. DSM 9736:
- a CDS encoding DUF4062 domain-containing protein, whose product MRKKRLFISSVQKEFEAERSALRDYLHADPLLRRFFDVFLFEDLPASDRRTDAVYLEEVAACDLYVGLFGDEYGYEDGAGISPTEHEFNRATELGKPRLIYVKGADDKAKHPKMQALIRRASPQLIRRRFTDADELCSALYASLIEHLERTGAIQSLPFDEQPCRDATLDDLDAEAVRRFIREAHHKRQFSLSENTPVVDVLTHLNLIRDGQPTQAAILLFGKDPQRFLSCSEVRCMHFHGAVIQRPAPYYRIFKGNLFEQVDQAVDFVLSKIDLSVGTRALSTQAPTRYELPPDVIREAIVNAVAHRDYSHQGAIQVSVFADRLEVWNPGELLAPLTLEQLRKPHRSLTRNARVCEALYLAGYIEKYGTGTLMMIQESIEYSLPEPDFDQPAGEFVATLWRDWLTAHVLAGLDLNDRQHAVISHLKVSRQITNAEYRRLTGATDRTAARDLEDLVNKGLLSKTAKTGRGTAYRLVQKPAINPTNPTSGNPT is encoded by the coding sequence GGACCTTCCCGCCTCCGACCGCCGCACCGATGCCGTTTATCTGGAGGAAGTGGCTGCGTGCGATCTCTATGTGGGTCTGTTCGGTGATGAATACGGTTATGAGGACGGGGCAGGGATCTCGCCGACGGAGCACGAGTTCAACCGGGCTACGGAGCTGGGCAAACCACGTCTGATCTACGTGAAGGGGGCCGACGACAAGGCCAAGCACCCGAAGATGCAGGCGCTCATCCGGCGGGCCTCTCCACAGTTGATCCGCCGCCGGTTTACCGATGCGGACGAACTTTGTTCGGCGTTGTATGCCAGTCTGATTGAACACCTGGAGCGTACGGGAGCCATCCAATCCCTTCCCTTCGACGAGCAGCCTTGCCGCGACGCAACACTCGACGACCTCGATGCCGAAGCAGTCCGACGATTTATTCGGGAGGCGCACCACAAGCGCCAGTTTTCGCTGTCCGAGAATACGCCGGTTGTTGATGTTCTAACCCATCTCAACCTGATTCGGGACGGACAACCTACCCAGGCAGCTATTCTTTTATTCGGCAAAGACCCACAGCGGTTTCTGTCTTGCTCGGAAGTCCGCTGCATGCATTTTCACGGCGCAGTGATTCAGCGCCCTGCGCCCTATTACCGGATTTTCAAAGGAAATCTGTTTGAACAAGTCGATCAAGCGGTAGATTTCGTGCTTTCCAAGATCGACCTGAGTGTCGGCACTCGTGCATTGAGCACGCAAGCGCCGACCCGTTACGAGCTTCCTCCGGATGTAATCCGCGAAGCTATCGTAAACGCCGTTGCCCATCGGGATTATTCGCACCAGGGCGCCATTCAGGTGTCTGTCTTTGCCGATCGACTGGAGGTGTGGAACCCGGGAGAACTCCTTGCTCCGTTGACTCTCGAACAACTGCGCAAACCGCATCGCTCGTTGACCCGCAATGCACGGGTATGCGAAGCGCTCTACCTTGCAGGCTACATCGAAAAGTATGGCACTGGGACCTTGATGATGATTCAGGAAAGCATCGAGTATTCTCTTCCGGAACCCGATTTCGACCAACCAGCCGGCGAGTTCGTGGCAACCCTCTGGCGCGACTGGCTCACAGCACATGTCCTTGCCGGCCTCGATCTGAATGACCGTCAGCATGCGGTCATCTCTCATCTGAAGGTCAGCCGGCAGATCACTAATGCCGAGTACCGGCGACTAACCGGTGCCACTGACAGGACGGCCGCCCGTGATCTGGAAGATCTGGTGAACAAGGGCCTCCTGAGTAAAACAGCCAAAACCGGGCGCGGCACTGCTTACCGCCTGGTGCAGAAACCAGCCATAAACCCGACAAACCCGACGTCCGGGAACCCGACATAA
- a CDS encoding type I restriction endonuclease subunit R, whose translation MDTIGQSERTTQNRVIALFRDELNYRYLGDRTDYDNSNIEEPLLTAYLAENGYSPAQVNSAIYKLRTEADNHNRTLYGNNQAVYSLLRYGVPVKVEAGKVAETVQLINWKNPEKNQFAIAEEVTLRGNHERRPDIVLYVNGIAVGVLELKNSRVSIGDGIRQNISNQRPEFNEWFFSTVQFIFAGNDSEGLQYGTIRTEEKFFLKWKEDEEDNSRFKLDKYLLKICRKDRLIEIMHDFVLFDGGVKKLPRVHQYFGIKAAQEHVRERKGGIIWHTQGSGKSIVMVLLAKWILENNSHARVAIITDRDELDEQIERVFTQGGETIYRTSSGRDLMSQLGQAAPRLLCSLVHKFGRNGVDDFDAFIKELEAQPTRTVGELFVFVDECHRTQGGKLHRVMKAMMPNAVFIGFTGTPLLKKDKQTTLEVFGNYIHTYKFSEAVEDEVVLDLIYEARDIDQRLGSVEKIDAWFEAKTKGLNDWQKDELKKQWGTMQKVLSSKSRMDRVVSDILFDFSVKPRLSSERGNAILVSQRIYEACKYFTLLQKTPLRGKCALVTSYNPQTRDITLEDTGENSETDKEFIYNTYTDLLKDVVPDTGKTKTETYEDKAKLLFIKEPANMKLLVVVDKLLTGFDAPSCTYLYIDKSMQDHGLFQAICRTNRLDGEDKDFGYVVDYKDLFKKLVNDKGTGALQVYTSELDHSAGGVDPDVLLQDRLKKGKERLDNALEALALLCEPVDPPKGELEHIHYFCGNTEIETDLEEREPQRAALYMGSAALVRAYANIADELETAGYDEGKIKKIKRELEHYLNLREIIRKASGETLDLKAYEADMRHLIDTYIEAAEPRKISPFDDMPLLELIVKSGIADAIATQLSSFKGDKNAIAETIENNVRRKIIKEHFSDPAYFDKMSALLDEIIGLRKAKAIEYEEYLKRIAELAKQVEAGQGGNVPAVLDTPGRRALYNNLLKASPSGVADHSPEWEGKDAVLELTIKIDKTVKEVRPDGWRGVQAREQVIKAALYGVLQDAAEVERIFTIVEKHREY comes from the coding sequence ATGGACACTATCGGCCAGAGCGAGCGCACCACGCAGAATCGAGTGATCGCCCTTTTCAGGGACGAGCTCAACTACCGCTACTTGGGCGACCGGACCGACTACGACAACAGCAACATCGAAGAACCCCTCCTCACTGCCTACCTTGCCGAAAACGGCTATTCGCCTGCTCAGGTCAACAGCGCCATCTACAAACTCAGAACCGAAGCCGACAATCACAACCGCACCCTTTACGGGAACAATCAGGCCGTCTACAGCCTGCTGCGTTATGGCGTGCCGGTAAAGGTCGAGGCTGGGAAGGTTGCGGAGACTGTCCAGCTCATCAATTGGAAGAACCCTGAGAAAAACCAGTTCGCAATCGCCGAGGAGGTGACCCTGCGCGGGAACCACGAGCGGCGGCCCGATATCGTCCTCTATGTTAACGGCATTGCCGTCGGCGTACTGGAACTGAAGAACAGCCGTGTCTCCATAGGTGACGGCATCAGACAGAACATCTCTAACCAGCGCCCGGAGTTCAACGAGTGGTTTTTCAGCACGGTCCAGTTCATCTTCGCCGGCAACGACAGCGAGGGGCTGCAGTACGGCACCATCAGGACGGAGGAGAAGTTTTTCCTCAAGTGGAAGGAGGACGAAGAGGACAACAGCCGCTTCAAGCTCGATAAATACCTCCTCAAGATATGCCGAAAGGATCGCCTGATCGAAATCATGCACGACTTCGTGCTCTTCGACGGGGGAGTTAAAAAGCTGCCGCGCGTCCATCAGTATTTCGGCATCAAAGCGGCTCAGGAGCATGTCAGAGAACGCAAGGGGGGCATCATATGGCATACCCAGGGCTCCGGCAAAAGCATCGTCATGGTGCTCCTGGCAAAGTGGATCCTGGAGAACAATTCCCATGCCCGAGTCGCCATAATTACGGACCGAGACGAGTTGGACGAGCAGATCGAGAGGGTCTTCACGCAAGGAGGAGAGACCATCTACCGCACCAGCAGCGGGCGGGATTTGATGAGCCAGCTCGGGCAGGCAGCGCCCCGCCTGCTCTGTTCCCTGGTGCACAAGTTCGGCAGGAACGGCGTGGACGACTTCGATGCCTTCATCAAAGAGCTTGAGGCGCAGCCGACCCGGACGGTGGGTGAGTTGTTCGTCTTCGTAGACGAGTGCCATCGGACGCAAGGCGGTAAGCTCCACCGCGTCATGAAGGCGATGATGCCGAACGCCGTCTTCATCGGCTTTACCGGTACGCCTCTGCTCAAGAAGGATAAGCAGACCACCCTCGAAGTCTTCGGCAATTACATTCATACGTATAAGTTCAGCGAGGCAGTAGAGGATGAGGTAGTACTCGACCTGATCTATGAGGCACGGGACATCGACCAACGTCTCGGCTCAGTGGAGAAGATCGATGCGTGGTTCGAGGCAAAGACGAAGGGGCTGAACGACTGGCAGAAGGACGAGTTGAAGAAGCAATGGGGGACGATGCAGAAGGTGTTGAGCTCGAAGTCCCGCATGGACCGGGTCGTCAGCGACATCCTCTTCGACTTCAGCGTCAAACCGCGACTCAGCAGCGAACGGGGCAATGCCATTTTGGTTTCACAGCGAATCTACGAGGCCTGCAAGTACTTCACGCTGTTACAGAAGACTCCACTTAGGGGCAAATGCGCACTCGTGACCTCCTATAATCCGCAGACGAGAGATATCACGCTGGAGGATACCGGGGAGAACAGCGAGACCGACAAGGAGTTCATCTACAATACTTATACTGACCTGTTGAAGGACGTGGTTCCGGATACGGGGAAAACAAAGACGGAAACATACGAGGATAAGGCGAAGCTTCTCTTCATAAAGGAGCCGGCCAACATGAAACTCCTTGTGGTCGTGGACAAGCTTCTAACGGGGTTTGACGCCCCTTCCTGTACCTACCTCTACATCGACAAGTCAATGCAGGATCACGGCCTGTTCCAGGCCATCTGCCGCACGAACCGGCTCGACGGTGAGGACAAGGATTTCGGGTACGTCGTCGATTATAAAGACCTGTTCAAGAAATTGGTCAATGACAAGGGGACCGGCGCTCTTCAAGTCTATACCTCGGAACTCGATCATAGTGCCGGTGGGGTTGATCCCGATGTTCTCCTGCAGGACCGCCTCAAGAAAGGGAAGGAGCGGCTCGACAACGCGCTTGAAGCACTTGCTCTCCTGTGCGAGCCGGTGGACCCACCCAAGGGGGAACTGGAGCATATCCATTACTTCTGCGGAAACACAGAGATTGAGACAGACCTCGAAGAACGGGAGCCTCAGCGGGCCGCTCTCTACATGGGTAGTGCCGCCCTCGTACGTGCCTACGCGAATATTGCCGATGAGCTTGAGACTGCCGGTTATGATGAGGGTAAAATAAAGAAGATCAAGCGAGAGCTTGAGCATTACCTGAACCTCCGGGAGATCATTAGGAAGGCGAGCGGCGAAACACTCGATCTGAAGGCGTACGAAGCCGACATGCGGCACCTTATCGACACCTACATCGAGGCAGCTGAACCGAGGAAGATTTCCCCCTTTGACGACATGCCATTGCTTGAGTTGATCGTGAAGAGTGGCATTGCTGACGCCATTGCGACGCAGCTCAGCTCATTCAAAGGTGACAAAAACGCAATTGCCGAAACCATTGAAAACAACGTCCGCAGGAAAATCATCAAGGAGCATTTCAGCGACCCGGCGTACTTCGATAAAATGTCCGCGCTGTTGGACGAGATCATTGGTCTCCGCAAGGCAAAGGCTATTGAGTACGAGGAATATCTGAAACGGATTGCCGAACTGGCTAAACAGGTCGAGGCAGGGCAGGGCGGGAATGTGCCTGCAGTTCTTGATACTCCAGGTCGACGTGCCCTTTACAATAATCTGTTGAAAGCAAGCCCTTCCGGAGTCGCAGACCACTCTCCCGAATGGGAAGGTAAGGATGCCGTGCTTGAATTGACGATTAAAATAGACAAAACCGTGAAGGAAGTGAGGCCGGATGGCTGGCGGGGAGTGCAGGCCCGAGAACAGGTGATAAAGGCTGCACTTTATGGCGTATTGCAGGATGCAGCCGAGGTAGAGCGGATCTTTACGATAGTAGAGAAGCATAGGGAATACTGA